In Deltaproteobacteria bacterium, the sequence ATCCTGAAGTTTTTCGTGGTCGCGCTGACGTTCTACGGCATGTCGACCTTCGAGGGTCCGATGCTGTCGCTCAAGTCGGTCAACGGCCTGTCGCACTTCACCAACTGGACCATCGCCCACGTCCACGCCGGCGGCCTGGGCTGGAACGGCTTCTTCATCTTCGGGATGCTCTACTGGCTGATGCCGCGGCTGTGGAGGACGCAGCTGCACAGCCAGGCGCTCGCGACCGCCCACTTCTGGCTGGGCCTGCTCGGCATCGCGACCTACGTGCTCAGCATGTGGTCGGCGGGTGTCAGCGAGGGCCTCATGTGGAAGGAGTTCGACGCCGAGGGCCGCCTGGTCTACAGCGCGTGGGCCGAGATGGTGCCGTCGCTGCGCGCGATGTACTGGGTGCGCGTGCTGGGTGGGGCCATGTTCATCGCCGGCCTGCTGGTGATGATCTGGAACCTCTACAAGACCTGGCAGACCCGCGGCGACGTCGCCGACGAGACCGTCACCTACGACATGCCGGAGACCAAGAAGGAGGCCACGTCGAGCGTCGACTGGCACCACCGCCTCGAGGGACGTCCGCTGGCGTTCTCGGTCGGCGTGACGATCGCGGTCGCGGTCGGTGGGTTGTTCGAAATCATCCCGTCGATGGCGATCAAGACCAACATCCCGACCATCAGCTCGGTGCACCCCTACACGCCGCTCGAGCTCGCGGGTCGCGACATCTACATCTCCGAGGGCTGCGTCAACTGCCACTCGCAGATGGTCCGGCCGTTCCGCGAGGAGACGCTGCGCTACGGCGACTACAGCAAGCCCGGCGAGTTCGTCTACGACCGCCCGTTCCTGTGGGGCTCGCGTCGCATCGGCCCCGACCTGCTGCGTGTCGGCGGCAAGTACCCCGACTCCTGGCACTACAACCACATGCTCGACCCGCAGACGCTGTCGCCGGGCTCGCTGATGCCCAGCTACGCACACCTGTTCGACGACGAGCTCGACCTCGGAGACATCGACGCGAAGATCGCCCTCTTTCACGACACCTTCGACGCGCCCTACACCAGCTACGAGCTCGACCATGCCGAGGTGCTGGCGAGGGGCCAGGCGGCACAGATCGCCGACGGTCTGATGAACGAGAAGCTGCCCGACGTGCGCACGAAGAAGATCGTCGCGCTCATCGCCTACCTGCAACGGCTCGGCACCGACATCCGCGCGGCGACGAGCGAGGAGTCCGCCGGATGAAGAGCGAAATCCTATCCCGCACGGAGCTGCTGTTCCTGCCCGAGATCGCGCTGGTGCTGTTCGTCGCCGTGTTCGTCGGCGCGCTGTACCTGGTGCTGCGCCCGGGCGCGAAGCAGGCCTACGCCAACCAGCGGTTCCTGGCGCTCGACGCCGACGACCGCGCCGAGTTCGATCGCGACGGCAAGTTCGCCGCGGTGGAGGTGGAGTCATGAGCAAGGTAGAAGACCGCAGCTTCGACTACGACTAC encodes:
- the ccoN gene encoding cytochrome-c oxidase, cbb3-type subunit I; protein product: MTQVTVKYDDAIVRRFALATLVWGVVGMLAGLWLALELASPSFNLGIPQIQFGRLRPLHTNAVIFAFVGNGMFAGIYYSTQRLLKARMFSDMLSKVNFWGWQLIIVAAALTLPMGITTSKEYAELEWPIDIAIALVWVVFAINLFGTLARRREKHLYVAIWFYIASVITVAMLHIFNSLAVPVSLFKSYSVYAGAQDALVQWWYGHNAVAFFLTTPFLGLMYYFMPKAAKRPVYSYRLSIIHFWALIFLYIWAGPHHLLNSALPDWAQSMGTVFSVMLLAPSWGGMINGLLTLRGAWDKLRTDAILKFFVVALTFYGMSTFEGPMLSLKSVNGLSHFTNWTIAHVHAGGLGWNGFFIFGMLYWLMPRLWRTQLHSQALATAHFWLGLLGIATYVLSMWSAGVSEGLMWKEFDAEGRLVYSAWAEMVPSLRAMYWVRVLGGAMFIAGLLVMIWNLYKTWQTRGDVADETVTYDMPETKKEATSSVDWHHRLEGRPLAFSVGVTIAVAVGGLFEIIPSMAIKTNIPTISSVHPYTPLELAGRDIYISEGCVNCHSQMVRPFREETLRYGDYSKPGEFVYDRPFLWGSRRIGPDLLRVGGKYPDSWHYNHMLDPQTLSPGSLMPSYAHLFDDELDLGDIDAKIALFHDTFDAPYTSYELDHAEVLARGQAAQIADGLMNEKLPDVRTKKIVALIAYLQRLGTDIRAATSEESAG